The following are encoded in a window of Eriocheir sinensis breed Jianghai 21 chromosome 35, ASM2467909v1, whole genome shotgun sequence genomic DNA:
- the LOC127007295 gene encoding condensin-2 complex subunit H2-like isoform X2: protein MSQSQPPLSQELDARFSVFLNPIRDLTKNWEVDIAKYLEEYLEELAGVTISLDGGVTPMNFAEAAMLIQGSVTVYSKKVDFLWQMVLKTLDLLSSRRALEDNEMEAGAGMGGGGRRSRMEVVHSFSCIDSIKESHNIELREDDDDNDSRRKSVKFLPSTPLNLIEKEVEKSQNRISLRMRTNELLGAKDDFRITRSYLTPQGVLHLEVPSEMLDGRANATATTSTSTLLPSQRTEAASVATDIPEMEIRAESDQDEPPPLEDDCMPPEDDPLPPEEDPPPPAEDPPPLAEDPPPLAEDPPPPSEDPPPPATPIEDPDLNHHNNNNNEMAIEFPKQRYGLRKRKDEAEVVATLKMTDKLKPFDPNADCPPKRPPRAGRLRVPTPCPCHRPSESKRQKNKKNKNLASKSYLPLEEFITSELKDIISKKNKKERTKKIPPEILEKAAEEEANRINIAKEKVVQRLGEEGVSREEALQVAEEATQEDRVSPNIEDEDDPLMSDAPVDLDLDNTGFVLPEAHPGREFPEGGTVAAAARLNDSVVSEEPSSEYEALVLKWVADYVNSAQESIKSTDLERRVNQWRKTVVPKLQAEEKRTEFDIHRYGSQILSQFPNDGRKQTISFRQSMKGQDDPREVSRFFLSCLMLANSHNVELSTSDPDDFAMDCLELTLKSRVRHHEELEEYMAPLQASASS from the exons tATCTGGAGGAGTACCTGGAGGAGTTGGCCGGGGTCACAATCAGCCTGGATGGGGGGGTGACACCCATGAACTTTGCTGAGGCTGCCATGCTGATCCAGGGCTCCGTCACTGTCTACAGCAAGAAG GTGGATTTCTTGTGGCAAATGGTGCTGAAGACCTTAGACCTGTTGTCCAGTCGTCGTGCTCTAGAGGACAATGAAATGGAGGCTGGTGCAGGCATGGGTGGTGGAGGACGCAGAAGCCGAATGGAGGTAGTCCATTCCTTCTCATGCATTGACAGCATCAAGGAGTCCCACAACATTGAGCTACGtgaagacgatgatgataatgactcaCGGCGGAAAAGTGTCAA GTTTCTTCCCTCCACACCACTCAATTTaatagaaaaggaagtagaaaagtcTCAGAATCGCATCTCTCTGCGGATGAGGACCAACGAGCTGCTGGGCGCCAAGGATGATTTCAGGATCACCCGCTCCTACCTCACACCCCAAGGGGTGCTTCACCTTGAAGTTCCAAGTGAGATGCTTGATGGGAGAGCCAATGCCACCGctactacctccacctccaccctgtTGCCAAGTCAACGG ACTGAGGCAGCAAGTGTTGCCACAGACATTCCTGAAATGGAGATCAGAGCAGAGTCGGATCAAG ATGAACCTCCACCCTTGGAGGATGACTGCATGCCACCAGAAGATGACCCCCTACCCCCAGAAGAGGATCCTCCACCCCCTGCAGAGGACCCCCCTCCCCTAGCAGAGGACCCCCCTCCCCTAGCAGAGGACCCTCCACCCCCATCTGAggaccctccaccaccagcaaccCCTATAGAGGACCCTGACCTGaatcatcacaacaacaacaacaatgaaatggCCATTGAGTTTCCCAAGCAAAG GTATGGCCTCAGGAAGCGCAAGGATGAGGCGGAGGTGGTGGCAACGCTGAAGATGACAGACAAACTGAAGCCATTTGACCCCAATGCTGATTGTCCCCCGAAGAGACCACCCAGGGCAGGGCGGCTGCGTGTGCCCACCCCATGCCCCTGCCACCGTCCATCTGAG AGCAAGAggcagaagaataagaagaacaagaatctGGCATCCAAGTCATACCTTCCCTTGGAGGAATTCATCACTAGTGAGCTGAAGGACATAATcagcaaaaagaacaagaaggagaggaccaaaaag ATACCACCTGAGATCCTGGAGAAGGCAGCTGAGGAGGAAGCAAACCGCATCAACATAGCTAAAGAGAAGGTGGTGCAACGGCTGGGTGAAGAAGGTGTGTCTAGGGAGGAAGCACTGCAGGTTGCTGAAGAGGCCACCCAGGAGGATCGTGTCAGCCCAAATATTGAGGACGAAGATGACCCACTCATGAGTGATGCACCTGTAGACTTAG ATCTGGACAACACTGGGTTTGTTCTGCCTGAAGCCCACCCAGGCAGAGAGTTCCCAGAGGGTGgcactgttgctgctgctgcacgCCTTAACGACTCCGTGGTCAGTGAAGAGCCATCATCTGAGTATGAGGCACTGGTGCTCAAGTGGGTGGCCGACTATGTCAACAGTGCACAG GAAAGCATCAAGTCTACAGACCTTGAGAGGAGAGTTAACCAGTGGCGGAAAACTGTCGTGCCCAAGTTGCAAGCGGAGGAGAAGAGGACAGAGTTTGACATCCATCGTTATGGTTCTCAG ATTCTGAGTCAGTTCCCGAATGATGGACGCAAGCAGACCATCAGCTTCAGACAATCCATGAAAGGGCAAGACGACCCAAGGGAGGTGTCtcgcttctttctctcctgtcttaTGCTG GCAAACAGTCACAACGTTGAGTTGAGCACAAGTGACCCAGATGACTTTGCCATGGACTGTTTGGAGCTGACCCTCAAGTCTCGAGTGCGACACCATGAGGAACTGGAAGAGTACATGGCACCCTTACAGGCCAGTGCCAG